A window of the Gossypium hirsutum isolate 1008001.06 chromosome A03, Gossypium_hirsutum_v2.1, whole genome shotgun sequence genome harbors these coding sequences:
- the LOC107887550 gene encoding laccase-2, giving the protein MGTSPEIIMILFVAVGCFMAYPEAVSSKHTGITRHYTFNIKLKNITRLCHTKSIVTVNGKFPGPRVIIREGDRLVVKVVNHVPNNISIHWHGVRQLRSGWADGPSYIMQCPIQTGHSYVYNFTITGQRGTLFWHAHISWLRATVYGPLIILPRRNESYPFVKPYKEVPILFGEWFNADPEAVINQSLQTGGGPNVSDAYTFNGLPGPFYTCSIDTYKMKVKPGKTYLLRLTNAALNDELFFSIADHSLTVVEADAVYVKPFETNVLMITPGQTTNVLLTAKSTAPNATFLMLARPYATGMGTFDNTTVAGILEYETPSSSLKNRPLLKPGLPAINATNFVANFTSKFRSLATAKFPANVPQKVDKKFFFTVGLGTKPCPKNQTCQGPTNTTKFAASMNNISFSLPRTALLQSHFFSHYSKRVYAIDFPPFPQIPFNYTGTPPNNTLVNNGTKLVAIPFNTSVEVVLQDTSILGAESHPLHLHGYNFYVVGQGFGNFDPENDPPKFNLVDPVERNTVGVPSGGWVAIRFQADNPGVWLMHCHFDVHQSWGLGMAWIVLDGELPNQKLPPPPSDLPKC; this is encoded by the exons ATGGGTACTTCACCAGAAATTATCATGATACTCTTTGTTGCTGTTGGCTGTTTCATGGCCTATCCTGAGGCTGTGTCTTCAAAACACACAGGCATTACCAGGCACTATACCTTCAAT ATAAAGCTGAAAAACATCACTCGCTTGTGCCACACTAAGAGCATTGTCACAGTTAATGGGAAGTTCCCTGGACCTCGTGTTATTATCAGAGAAGGCGACCGCTTAGTCGTTAAAGTAGTTAACCATGTTCCAAACAATATCAGCATTCACTG GCATGGAGTTCGACAGCTTCGGAGCGGATGGGCGGACGGGCCATCATACATCATGCAATGTCCCATTCAAACCGGCCACTCTTATGTGTACAACTTCACCATTACCGGCCAAAGAGGAACTCTCTTCTGGCATGCTCACATTTCATGGCTTAGAGCAACTGTGTACGGACCGCTTATCATCCTCCCAAGGCGAAACGAATCTTACCCTTTTGTGAAGCCCTACAAAGAAGTCCCGATCTTGTTCG GAGAGTGGTTTAATGCTGATCCTGAGGCAGTTATCAATCAATCTCTTCAGACAGGAGGTGGCCCTAATGTTTCAGATGCCTACACCTTCAATGGCCTCCCGGGTCCATTT TATACCTGCTCAATAG ATACATATAAGATGAAGGTAAAGCCAGGGAAAACATATCTTCTGAGGTTGACCAATGCTGCACTCAATGATGAGCTTTTCTTCAGCATTGCGGACCACAGTTTAACTGTGGTGGAAGCTGATGCAGTGTATGTGAAGCCCTTTGAGACCAATGTGTTGATGATAACACCAGGACAAACCACCAATGTTCTTCTAACAGCCAAATCTACAGCACCCAATGCCACTTTCTTGATGTTAGCCAGACCATATGCCACTGGCATGGGCACGTTTGATAACACTACTGTAGCTGGTATTCTTGAATATGAAACACCTTCCAGTAGCTTAAAAAACAGGCCACTTCTTAAACCAGGCTTGCCTGCTATCAATGCTACAAATTTTGTTGCCAATTTTACAAGCAAATTCAGAAGTTTAGCCACCGCCAAGTTCCCTGCCAATGTCCCACAAAAAGTAGACAAGAAGTTTTTCTTCACAGTTGGTCTTGGAACCAAGCCTTGCCCCAAAAACCAGACCTGCCAAGGACCAACAAATACCACAAAATTTGCAGCTTCAATGAACAACATCTCCTTTTCACTCCCAAGAACTGCACTCCTCCAATCCCACTTTTTCTCCCATTATTCTAAAAGGGTTTACGCCATTGATTTCCCACCTTTCCCTCAGATTCCATTCAACTACACAGGCACTCCACCTAACAACACACTTGTAAACAATGGCACTAAACTTGTggcgataccattcaatacaagtGTGGAAGTAGTGTTGCAGGACACAAGCATCCTTGGTGCTGAGAGCCATCCTCTCCATCTCCATGGCTATAACTTCTATGTTGTTGGTCAGGGTTTTGGAAACTTTGACCCTGAAAACGACCCTCCAAAGTTCAACCTGGTTGATCCAGTTGAAAGAAACACAGTCGGGGTACCGTCTGGTGGTTGGGTTGCAATCCGTTTTCAAGCAGACAATCCTG GAGTTTGGCTGATGCACTGTCACTTTGATGTTCATCAGAGCTGGGGCTTAGGAATGGCATGGATAGTGTTGGATGGAGAACTCCCAAACCAGAAGCTGCCTCCTCCACCCTCTGATCTTCCCAAGTGTTGA